The following coding sequences lie in one Silvanigrella aquatica genomic window:
- a CDS encoding gamma-glutamyl-gamma-aminobutyrate hydrolase family protein (Members of this family of hydrolases with an active site Cys residue belong to MEROPS family C26.) — protein sequence MQIIRNSYTQCFTGRKLEKNKSKEQALQECINEINEHIAKGSINSRNIQEILRVCICKKIDDKKFFSNNFIKNITELNKNESYIFKKVFPRSIQKFLAFLFITFESHRNPFIKPKEVSNNNKLLNIKSFKEWLKENLNLSEKTYCSIIDNHYISNIFLNLENKISLGRKFCNNVQFYYHKNKSPMTIGLLWNFEDTGFTTPKVRNIIENLYSYNTILIEQFLKTINVPALEMEIKSIPKRSASLHTNEFIEYLLEHSNSMPEINKIKKYCYENADKSDGIIIPGGSDIEDYVYSHVSKKCNPYLDIRRTLTDLFLIHRCITKGIPLLGICRGCQIINVYFGGTIESVKDEHSLINTKNFNIVAKEDTRFKIFDENSIHSGVSLHRQCVDKLGDRLTVTSVSADNTYVVKSIETKMGSLVLGVQFHPEFYSGMKKFCRLNIQKSKELMFSNKNIFTYFFQTCQTYRNKQTYLKEIIDIPPPSKNLLT from the coding sequence ATGCAAATCATACGCAATTCTTACACTCAATGTTTTACAGGTCGAAAGCTTGAAAAAAATAAAAGCAAAGAGCAAGCTCTCCAAGAATGTATCAATGAAATCAATGAACATATTGCCAAAGGCAGCATAAACTCTCGCAATATTCAAGAAATCTTAAGAGTCTGTATTTGCAAAAAAATTGATGATAAGAAATTTTTTAGTAATAATTTCATTAAAAACATAACAGAACTTAATAAAAATGAAAGTTATATATTTAAAAAAGTTTTCCCTAGGAGTATCCAAAAATTTTTAGCCTTTCTTTTTATAACCTTCGAATCTCATCGCAATCCTTTTATCAAACCAAAGGAAGTATCTAATAACAATAAACTTCTTAATATTAAATCATTCAAGGAATGGTTAAAAGAAAATCTCAATTTATCGGAAAAAACTTATTGCTCCATTATTGATAATCACTATATTAGCAATATTTTTCTCAACTTAGAAAACAAGATTTCTCTAGGCAGAAAATTTTGTAACAATGTCCAATTTTATTACCACAAAAATAAAAGTCCTATGACAATTGGTCTACTCTGGAATTTCGAAGATACGGGTTTCACGACACCCAAAGTGAGAAACATTATTGAAAATCTTTATTCCTACAACACCATTTTAATTGAGCAGTTTTTAAAAACAATTAATGTACCCGCACTTGAAATGGAAATTAAATCCATACCTAAACGCTCGGCATCACTCCATACAAATGAATTTATTGAATATCTCCTTGAACATTCTAATAGCATGCCGGAAATCAATAAAATTAAAAAATATTGCTATGAAAACGCAGACAAATCCGACGGCATTATTATACCTGGGGGAAGTGACATTGAAGATTATGTTTATTCCCATGTAAGTAAAAAATGCAATCCCTATTTAGATATCAGAAGAACCCTGACCGATCTTTTTCTCATACATCGCTGCATTACCAAAGGAATTCCCTTACTCGGTATTTGCCGCGGTTGCCAGATTATCAATGTCTATTTTGGGGGAACAATTGAAAGCGTTAAAGACGAACACAGCTTAATAAATACTAAAAACTTCAACATTGTTGCAAAGGAAGATACTCGCTTCAAAATTTTTGATGAGAATTCAATTCACTCTGGTGTTTCATTGCACAGACAGTGCGTAGATAAGCTTGGAGACAGACTGACTGTGACCTCAGTATCTGCAGATAACACTTATGTCGTTAAATCCATTGAAACAAAAATGGGATCGCTTGTTTTAGGAGTACAGTTTCATCCTGAGTTTTATAGCGGAATGAAGAAATTCTGTCGTTTAAATATTCAAAAATCTAAAGAATTGATGTTCAGCAATAAAAATATATTTACTTATTTTTTTCAAACTTGCCAAACCTATCGAAACAAACAAACCTACTTAAAAGAGATCATTGATATCCCTCCTCCCTCAAAAAACCTCCTAACGTAG
- a CDS encoding ABC transporter substrate-binding protein, with product MKYVKVIIILFFSFFQCYSFSSIKSHKQDKVIHIGMTMFLKELDPVKAWSHQHYLLFACVYDTLVRLEENGSLKGRLAERWTVSKDLTTYTFYINKQALFHNGDTVTTEDVAWSLSRHLWFNSESNTLSYLQNVLKNSENIKYGEIIPSIEVVDSHTIKFHLKAPYPPFVGILSSDLFVIYQKKNFDPKKPMGSGPFSAYYDTKDEKWIMKKNKNYFLEKIISNEIHFYNLKNTKDGYDDFNNEKLDVLLGFPPEHKLAVSFNDNFNMEKISSARFAHLFFNHNKKIFHNKMFREELAYIVQQPFADENFHSHIFKYNPHFFPKGIMPKNYYNRKPIPYVSHEEFKKKWKYPKKFVILINKESLAPHMMRSFEKAFATVGIRVEWRIVYNSMIEELAKKEFDLVLATYSSNFPDPESYLDPLRQESKFSFGNIPSQNLFQKLETIRYTPNQKERLHKIGKIFQEFEEEYYFIPLFHMHYPYILYKNDIHVPEANYYYESEMWKLHWKEEAKN from the coding sequence ATGAAGTACGTTAAAGTAATAATTATTTTATTTTTTAGTTTTTTCCAGTGCTATTCCTTTTCCAGTATTAAAAGTCATAAGCAAGATAAAGTCATTCATATTGGCATGACCATGTTTTTAAAAGAATTAGACCCTGTAAAAGCATGGAGTCACCAACACTATTTGCTTTTTGCATGTGTATATGACACTCTTGTGCGTTTGGAAGAAAATGGTTCTCTTAAAGGACGTTTGGCAGAACGTTGGACAGTTTCTAAAGATCTCACCACATATACTTTTTATATCAATAAACAAGCCCTGTTTCATAATGGTGATACGGTTACCACGGAAGATGTGGCTTGGAGCTTGTCGCGGCATTTGTGGTTTAATTCGGAATCGAATACACTAAGCTACTTACAAAATGTACTTAAAAATTCAGAAAATATTAAATATGGCGAAATTATACCTAGTATTGAAGTCGTGGACTCTCATACCATTAAATTTCATTTAAAAGCTCCCTATCCTCCTTTTGTTGGAATATTGAGTTCGGATTTATTTGTCATTTATCAAAAAAAGAATTTTGATCCTAAGAAACCGATGGGCTCAGGTCCTTTTAGTGCATATTATGACACTAAAGATGAGAAATGGATTATGAAAAAAAACAAGAATTATTTTCTTGAAAAAATCATCTCAAATGAAATTCATTTTTATAATTTAAAAAATACTAAGGACGGCTATGACGATTTCAATAATGAAAAATTAGATGTGCTGTTAGGATTTCCACCAGAACATAAATTAGCTGTATCATTTAATGATAACTTTAATATGGAAAAAATAAGCAGTGCGCGTTTTGCCCATTTATTTTTTAATCACAACAAAAAAATATTTCATAATAAAATGTTTCGTGAAGAATTAGCCTACATAGTGCAACAACCTTTCGCAGATGAAAATTTTCATTCTCATATATTCAAATACAATCCGCATTTTTTTCCCAAAGGCATAATGCCCAAGAATTATTATAATAGAAAACCAATACCCTATGTTTCCCATGAGGAATTTAAGAAAAAATGGAAGTATCCTAAAAAATTTGTCATTTTAATTAATAAAGAATCTTTAGCACCACATATGATGCGATCATTTGAAAAAGCTTTTGCAACAGTCGGTATTAGAGTAGAATGGAGAATTGTTTATAATAGTATGATTGAGGAACTAGCTAAAAAAGAATTTGATCTTGTTTTAGCAACATATTCTTCAAATTTTCCTGACCCCGAAAGTTATTTAGATCCTTTAAGGCAAGAATCTAAATTTTCATTTGGAAATATACCATCACAAAATCTTTTTCAAAAATTAGAGACTATTCGCTACACTCCTAATCAAAAAGAACGTCTGCATAAAATTGGAAAAATATTTCAAGAATTTGAGGAGGAGTATTATTTTATTCCCCTATTTCACATGCATTATCCCTATATTTTATATAAAAATGACATCCATGTTCCCGAAGCAAATTATTATTATGAAAGCGAAATGTGGAAGCTGCATTGGAAAGAGGAAGCAAAAAATTAA
- a CDS encoding ABC transporter substrate-binding protein → MLNILKLIMLFLILLHKNINCSELEKSKNINIGFSYFLKEIDPILAYNHQHFMIIQFIYQTLVRINENGSLVGDLAESWKISEDKKTYFFYLNKNAQFHNGAIVNADDVVWSFSKHFWKNSGSTTVNYLQEILEYPDKIPDGALHPSISAVDKHTVQFKLKSPYPPFVSLLVMPSYTIFQKNNFNAKNPIGSGPYKAEYNSNNNNWIMRKNKKYIGKLPKTESFYLYELKNSKDIKNIEIEKNLDVVLDYFTEDMYAGIKRINNFDIKKISNLRNLHLYFNMNKGLFKNKKLRKELSVLVQKPFAAEGFYSHIYKFNPTYFPKGILSYEYYNGDNNLNEFDKGFIFKSQLPSKLHALVQKKYLDSNIIKKIETQFQSIGINIIWKECDSGYMEELAKNDYDILLAGYSSNFPDPDGLIDPLRNNSIFSYGNMPSEKLFQSLAEFRHIDNPKERLKSYSKVFKDFEQEYYFIPLFQSSLPILIKKNLFLPEAKFYYESELWKIHWKK, encoded by the coding sequence ATGTTAAATATTTTGAAATTAATTATGCTATTCTTGATATTATTACATAAAAATATCAATTGTAGTGAATTGGAAAAGAGCAAAAATATAAATATAGGTTTTTCTTATTTTTTAAAGGAAATAGATCCTATTTTGGCCTATAATCATCAACATTTTATGATAATTCAATTTATTTATCAAACCTTAGTGAGGATAAATGAAAATGGATCTTTAGTGGGAGATTTGGCTGAAAGTTGGAAAATTTCTGAAGATAAGAAAACATATTTTTTCTATTTAAATAAGAATGCCCAGTTTCACAATGGCGCCATTGTGAATGCCGATGATGTTGTTTGGAGTTTTTCGAAGCATTTTTGGAAAAACTCAGGCTCCACAACCGTAAATTATTTGCAAGAAATTTTAGAATACCCAGATAAAATCCCCGATGGTGCCCTTCATCCCAGTATAAGTGCTGTCGATAAGCATACCGTGCAATTTAAATTAAAATCGCCATACCCCCCTTTTGTATCTCTTCTTGTTATGCCTTCTTACACCATTTTTCAAAAAAATAATTTTAATGCAAAAAATCCTATTGGTTCGGGTCCCTATAAAGCCGAATACAATTCAAATAATAATAATTGGATTATGAGAAAAAATAAAAAATATATTGGAAAATTGCCTAAGACGGAATCCTTTTACCTGTATGAATTAAAAAATAGCAAAGATATAAAAAATATTGAAATAGAAAAAAATTTAGATGTCGTATTGGATTATTTTACAGAGGATATGTATGCTGGTATAAAAAGAATAAATAACTTTGACATTAAAAAAATTAGCAATTTAAGAAATTTACATTTGTATTTTAATATGAATAAAGGCTTATTTAAAAATAAAAAACTTCGTAAAGAATTGAGTGTTTTAGTACAAAAACCTTTTGCAGCGGAAGGTTTTTATTCCCATATATATAAATTTAACCCAACTTATTTTCCTAAGGGGATATTGTCATATGAGTATTACAATGGAGATAATAATTTAAATGAATTTGATAAGGGTTTTATTTTTAAATCTCAATTACCTTCAAAACTTCATGCTTTAGTACAAAAAAAATATCTCGACTCTAATATTATAAAAAAAATTGAAACGCAATTTCAAAGTATTGGAATTAATATAATATGGAAGGAGTGCGATAGTGGTTATATGGAGGAGTTAGCAAAAAATGATTACGATATACTTTTAGCAGGATATTCTTCTAACTTTCCCGACCCCGATGGATTAATCGATCCCTTAAGAAATAATTCAATATTTAGCTATGGCAATATGCCCTCTGAAAAACTATTTCAGAGTCTTGCTGAATTTCGTCATATAGATAATCCCAAAGAAAGGCTAAAAAGTTATTCCAAAGTCTTTAAAGATTTTGAGCAAGAATATTATTTTATCCCACTGTTTCAATCGAGCTTACCTATTTTAATAAAGAAGAACTTATTTTTACCAGAAGCAAAATTTTATTATGAAAGTGAATTGTGGAAAATTCATTGGAAGAAATAG
- a CDS encoding DUF2797 domain-containing protein yields the protein MNFSFQKQNYPITKLHCDFITELLPFSPKDLENKVTFNRDHVIINLQYKINNNTEIILGSKIKIKHLNTFQCVSCKKTVKKLFDSFCFPCFKRKASADTCIMSPHLCHYMKGTCREPQWGDEFCYQPHYVYLSFTDKYKVGITRHSQVPTRWIDQGATSAALLARVTSRHQAGVLEHALKEILHDKSHWLNMLKKGNDRPSYDEFNQKVTEVQNWLKSKVKESNKELIVTTPPHLNLSNEIKLIENPVIVAIQFNLNENNANAKYKSINLDKNPEIEGVITGIKGQYLFFGEQVFNMRRHEGYVVNMEITTF from the coding sequence ATGAATTTCTCATTCCAAAAACAGAATTATCCAATTACAAAATTACATTGCGATTTCATTACAGAGTTGCTGCCCTTCTCGCCAAAGGATCTGGAAAATAAAGTAACTTTTAATAGAGATCATGTTATTATAAATCTTCAATACAAAATAAACAATAACACTGAAATTATTTTAGGGTCAAAAATTAAAATAAAACATTTAAATACATTTCAATGTGTCTCCTGTAAAAAAACCGTAAAAAAATTATTTGATAGCTTTTGCTTTCCTTGCTTTAAAAGAAAAGCATCAGCAGACACATGCATTATGAGCCCCCATTTGTGTCATTATATGAAGGGTACGTGCCGCGAACCACAATGGGGGGATGAATTTTGTTACCAACCGCATTATGTTTATTTATCCTTTACAGACAAATATAAAGTAGGAATTACAAGGCACAGTCAAGTTCCCACACGGTGGATCGATCAAGGTGCAACAAGTGCCGCCCTATTGGCGCGTGTGACCTCCCGACATCAAGCAGGTGTATTGGAACATGCTTTAAAAGAAATATTGCACGACAAAAGCCACTGGCTCAATATGCTAAAAAAAGGAAATGATCGCCCCAGCTATGATGAATTTAATCAAAAAGTAACAGAAGTGCAAAATTGGTTAAAAAGCAAAGTAAAAGAAAGTAACAAAGAATTAATTGTGACAACACCTCCGCATTTAAATTTATCTAATGAAATAAAATTAATTGAAAATCCTGTAATTGTTGCCATTCAATTTAATTTAAATGAGAATAATGCCAATGCGAAATATAAATCTATAAATCTAGATAAAAATCCAGAAATTGAGGGAGTGATTACAGGAATAAAGGGACAATATCTTTTTTTCGGTGAACAGGTTTTTAATATGCGACGCCATGAAGGTTATGTTGTCAATATGGAAATAACAACTTTTTAA
- a CDS encoding lytic transglycosylase domain-containing protein produces the protein MKLRNINNLIKSSNLSKKKQRAFVSLLFPFFFSPLVVSCQSSMNQRAANLHIAPENTRLAEANNSNDNEANSSSTSKVPFLQEQSEFDYAAAKKPATSSKSMQVAKNNNKKLNEGLLPKAPESEDSTNFSDGESGETLPVDEFEDSENLVSNSSDNALSAEQPSDNSNYADTTDDNLLLCEDNVYYNSWREQFDRLWLAENSKNYKSESSRIKALTQARTNEFIKIVYPAIEKTGFDFPVVINQQVLQWVNYFKSTGKKSFSMWLSRGRIVIPEMQVTLEKYGLPKDLAYLSMIESGYNAKALSYVGAVGPWQFMPATARENGLKINDYVDERRDFKKSTVAAANYLSNLYTQFGSWHLAAASYNGGPGLVRRTLNNYGSDSSFFQLTSMGVVNRETADYVPKLIAAMIIAKNPEKFGFDTSHSSVVSATKSIKLTRSISLSELAKSLKMDKSVLESLNPELRLGLTPPPQATSGGVFELEVPAAKYDHALMALNNIPDASNKYLIAARIKRRETVSAFAARYHLNTTSVLSANAHLKMNSHLHKGQVVYIPISLGTGQYERLSSGKFKSHSKMAKGTSSKHSHSVHNVSNKHKKMIATKPSSSKVKSFVKSKKNSESTTAVSSRKKSTNKKVAISGQRKKQLRPR, from the coding sequence GTGAAGCTAAGGAATATCAACAACTTAATAAAAAGTTCGAACCTTTCTAAGAAGAAGCAACGCGCTTTTGTGAGCTTGCTATTTCCTTTTTTCTTTTCTCCTTTAGTGGTGAGCTGCCAAAGTAGCATGAACCAGCGCGCCGCAAACTTACATATCGCTCCTGAAAACACAAGGTTAGCCGAAGCTAATAATTCCAATGACAATGAAGCTAATTCTTCATCGACATCTAAGGTGCCGTTTCTACAAGAACAATCTGAATTTGACTACGCGGCTGCAAAAAAACCTGCTACTTCTTCAAAGTCAATGCAAGTTGCTAAAAATAATAATAAAAAACTGAATGAGGGGTTGCTTCCCAAAGCTCCCGAGTCGGAAGATAGCACAAACTTTTCTGATGGCGAGAGCGGTGAAACCCTGCCCGTTGATGAGTTTGAGGATTCAGAAAATCTTGTTTCAAATTCGTCCGATAATGCATTGAGCGCGGAACAACCCTCAGACAATAGCAATTATGCAGATACAACTGACGATAACTTATTGCTATGCGAAGATAATGTTTATTACAATTCGTGGCGTGAGCAATTTGATCGCCTTTGGCTTGCTGAAAATTCAAAAAATTATAAATCTGAATCCTCACGAATCAAGGCTTTAACTCAAGCAAGAACAAACGAGTTTATTAAAATTGTTTATCCTGCTATTGAAAAAACGGGATTTGATTTCCCAGTAGTTATAAATCAACAAGTATTACAATGGGTTAACTACTTTAAAAGTACGGGTAAAAAGAGCTTTTCGATGTGGCTGTCCCGTGGTCGTATTGTCATTCCTGAAATGCAAGTCACGCTTGAGAAATATGGATTACCTAAAGACCTTGCTTATTTATCCATGATTGAATCGGGCTATAACGCCAAAGCACTCAGTTATGTGGGTGCCGTAGGCCCTTGGCAGTTTATGCCTGCCACGGCTCGTGAAAATGGCTTGAAAATTAATGATTACGTGGATGAGCGTCGTGATTTCAAAAAATCCACCGTAGCGGCAGCAAATTACTTATCTAATTTATACACACAGTTTGGAAGCTGGCACTTAGCGGCGGCAAGCTATAATGGCGGCCCCGGTTTGGTGAGAAGAACTTTAAACAACTATGGCAGCGACTCTTCTTTCTTCCAATTGACCTCTATGGGCGTTGTGAATAGAGAAACAGCAGACTATGTGCCAAAGCTCATAGCTGCTATGATCATTGCTAAAAATCCGGAAAAATTTGGTTTTGACACTTCTCATTCCTCGGTTGTTTCAGCAACAAAAAGCATTAAATTAACACGTTCTATTTCTCTATCTGAGCTCGCAAAGAGCCTTAAAATGGATAAAAGTGTTCTCGAAAGTTTAAATCCAGAATTGCGTTTAGGTCTCACTCCTCCGCCCCAAGCCACTTCGGGAGGGGTCTTTGAATTAGAAGTTCCTGCTGCAAAATATGATCATGCCTTAATGGCATTAAACAATATTCCTGACGCTTCAAATAAATATTTAATTGCGGCACGCATCAAAAGACGAGAAACCGTTTCTGCCTTTGCTGCCCGTTACCACTTGAATACCACATCTGTCTTAAGTGCGAACGCTCATTTAAAAATGAATTCTCATTTGCACAAAGGACAAGTGGTTTATATCCCTATTTCTTTGGGTACAGGACAATATGAGCGTTTATCGAGCGGCAAGTTCAAAAGCCATAGCAAAATGGCGAAAGGAACTTCCTCTAAGCATTCACACTCTGTGCATAATGTTTCAAATAAACATAAAAAAATGATTGCTACAAAACCCTCTTCTAGCAAGGTAAAGTCATTCGTCAAATCTAAAAAAAATAGCGAATCTACTACTGCTGTTTCTTCCCGCAAAAAATCAACTAATAAAAAAGTTGCCATTTCTGGGCAAAGAAAAAAACAACTTCGCCCCCGCTGA
- a CDS encoding DUF4135 domain-containing protein — translation MKLIMNLGDRHNGQKCVKKINKRYIYKPRCIYWEKLFLEKNSFFLNELKDFQKNKECHLNKDWLTVLPSLEFHEVGEKYLSGYVKYQNCDYISAPILGESYWESFGAVIGLLSLFGVYDLHNENILMGRDSNNKIIFGPIDIECLFENFTLVSQTHLLPSKILLEHKSGLYKLKMVFNLSSEMNFIAPLLFGYIEFLNCFLNFKEFFIKKYPQIFNYPIRVILHSTECYKTKLNQFNDFFNSEERDQISKGDIPYFFKYLGSKKLYYMNNSSKNITSSKSLNIVSNKLCDNHNTNSLKKMGSLQIFNYFSDNITFGSAKYKNLSILKSKNLIIIKYDKDKWASSC, via the coding sequence ATGAAATTAATAATGAATTTAGGCGATAGACACAATGGTCAAAAATGTGTCAAAAAAATTAATAAAAGGTATATTTATAAGCCTAGGTGTATATATTGGGAAAAGCTATTTTTAGAAAAAAATAGCTTTTTTCTTAATGAATTGAAAGATTTTCAAAAAAATAAAGAATGCCATTTAAATAAAGATTGGCTCACCGTGTTACCTAGTTTAGAATTTCATGAGGTCGGTGAAAAATATTTATCTGGTTATGTTAAATACCAAAATTGCGATTACATTTCAGCTCCTATTTTAGGAGAGTCCTATTGGGAATCATTTGGTGCCGTTATCGGATTGCTCAGTTTATTTGGTGTCTATGATCTGCATAATGAAAATATATTAATGGGAAGAGACTCAAATAATAAAATTATTTTTGGCCCCATAGATATTGAATGTTTGTTTGAAAATTTTACATTGGTCTCACAAACCCACTTGCTGCCTTCAAAAATACTTTTAGAGCACAAAAGTGGTTTGTATAAATTAAAAATGGTATTTAATTTGTCTTCAGAAATGAATTTTATTGCTCCACTCTTATTTGGGTATATTGAATTTCTCAATTGTTTTTTAAACTTTAAAGAGTTCTTTATTAAAAAATATCCGCAAATTTTTAATTACCCTATTAGAGTCATACTTCACTCAACGGAGTGCTATAAAACAAAATTAAATCAGTTTAACGACTTTTTTAATTCAGAAGAAAGGGATCAAATTAGCAAGGGTGATATTCCCTATTTTTTTAAATACTTAGGGAGTAAAAAATTATATTATATGAATAATTCTTCTAAGAATATCACTTCTTCAAAAAGTTTGAATATTGTTTCAAATAAATTATGTGATAATCATAATACGAATAGCCTAAAAAAAATGGGATCTTTGCAAATATTTAACTACTTCTCAGATAATATTACTTTTGGCAGTGCTAAATATAAAAATCTATCTATTTTGAAAAGTAAAAACTTAATTATTATTAAATATGATAAGGATAAATGGGCAAGTTCATGTTAA
- a CDS encoding sensor histidine kinase produces the protein MTKKKLLKFRKSIFIFTFSLFCSVFIVYTFISYFLVKTTLEDSFKDKILVSQNLFADSIHNDILTGFYSEVFRKCKIFYESGGLDFINVTDSSGSKICDFKKENIRNSNLGLITSNTYFDEEKKISAATISANYSDLGMRKVLNDCLFIIVFALVFIALLLSVFINYLSRYFALPVQKISQLLRKASVNEIASSHNHFKSNFEEIVYLNHSVAEMAKKIVESHNAQLQQKEIEAVAKIAAQVVHDIRSPLSALNVYVKCVTQLPEEERVFIRTAVDRINDIANNLVHKFKNEMVQKKKEPGYEIVSTLLENIVAEKRVMHSDKKIKFDLHIAPNAYMEFIKVNMVEFQSVISNLMNNAVEAMGNSGVIKLILENRNEYLWLTLIDSGCGMSPEFLQKAIAGGMTTKTHGVGIGLSSSVRIIQNWNCKVDIQSQVNEGTTISIQMPIISAPNWFPQEIKLSPKSTLVIIDDDQSIHDILMRRFASLIKSSDDIQIVNFKDPQKFIEFYNQYDKTRDIYFLFDYEFIGSNLTGTDIINQFNLGEKSTLITSYFEDTHVRNKCSHLGIKVIPKNLAYYIPIQIKLCS, from the coding sequence ATGACCAAAAAAAAATTGTTAAAGTTTCGGAAGTCAATATTTATATTTACATTTTCACTGTTTTGTTCCGTTTTTATAGTGTACACTTTTATTTCCTATTTTCTTGTAAAAACAACCTTAGAAGATTCTTTTAAAGACAAAATATTGGTTTCCCAAAATTTATTTGCCGACTCCATTCACAACGATATTTTAACCGGTTTTTATTCTGAAGTATTTCGTAAATGCAAAATATTTTATGAATCCGGTGGTTTGGATTTTATTAATGTAACCGACTCTTCCGGTAGTAAAATTTGTGATTTTAAAAAGGAAAATATTAGAAATTCCAATTTGGGGTTAATCACTTCAAACACTTATTTTGATGAAGAGAAAAAAATTAGCGCTGCTACAATTTCAGCAAATTATTCCGATTTAGGTATGCGCAAGGTTTTAAATGATTGTTTGTTTATAATTGTATTTGCTTTGGTATTTATAGCTTTGTTGTTGTCCGTTTTTATAAATTATTTAAGCCGCTATTTTGCTTTACCCGTGCAAAAAATATCGCAACTCTTGCGGAAAGCCAGTGTCAATGAAATTGCAAGTTCCCACAATCACTTCAAGTCCAACTTCGAAGAGATTGTTTATTTAAACCATTCCGTTGCCGAAATGGCAAAGAAAATTGTGGAATCGCATAATGCACAACTGCAACAAAAAGAAATTGAGGCCGTTGCCAAAATTGCGGCTCAAGTTGTTCACGACATACGCTCTCCTCTTTCTGCTTTAAATGTTTATGTCAAATGTGTTACTCAATTGCCCGAAGAGGAACGGGTTTTTATTCGGACGGCTGTGGATCGCATTAATGACATTGCTAATAATTTGGTTCATAAGTTTAAAAATGAAATGGTTCAAAAAAAGAAGGAACCAGGCTATGAAATTGTTTCCACTCTACTTGAAAATATTGTTGCTGAAAAAAGAGTGATGCATTCAGATAAAAAAATTAAATTTGATCTGCATATTGCTCCAAATGCGTATATGGAGTTTATCAAAGTCAACATGGTAGAATTTCAATCGGTCATTTCAAATTTAATGAACAATGCTGTGGAGGCCATGGGAAACTCAGGCGTAATTAAACTCATATTGGAAAACCGGAATGAGTATTTATGGCTGACTCTTATTGACAGTGGTTGCGGTATGTCTCCTGAATTTTTGCAAAAAGCGATAGCGGGAGGAATGACTACAAAAACTCACGGTGTGGGTATTGGCTTGTCGAGTTCGGTACGTATTATCCAAAATTGGAATTGCAAAGTAGATATTCAATCCCAAGTAAATGAAGGGACAACCATTTCTATTCAAATGCCTATAATTTCGGCTCCAAATTGGTTTCCTCAGGAAATAAAGCTATCGCCAAAGAGCACTCTGGTGATAATTGATGACGACCAATCCATTCACGATATATTAATGCGCCGCTTTGCCAGTCTTATTAAATCTTCTGATGATATTCAAATTGTGAACTTTAAAGATCCACAAAAATTTATTGAGTTTTATAATCAATATGATAAAACAAGGGACATTTACTTTTTGTTTGATTATGAATTTATTGGTAGCAACTTAACAGGAACAGACATTATCAATCAATTTAATTTGGGAGAAAAATCCACTTTAATTACCAGTTATTTTGAAGACACTCATGTTCGTAATAAATGCAGTCATTTAGGAATTAAAGTCATTCCTAAGAATTTAGCCTACTATATTCCCATTCAAATTAAGCTGTGCTCCTAA